A stretch of the Macaca mulatta isolate MMU2019108-1 chromosome 14, T2T-MMU8v2.0, whole genome shotgun sequence genome encodes the following:
- the NFRKB gene encoding nuclear factor related to kappa-B-binding protein isoform X2, with protein MDSLDHMLTDPLELGPCGDGHGTRIMEDCLLGGTRVSLPEDLLEDPEIFFDVVSLSTWQEVLSDSQREHLQQFLPQFPEDSAEQQNELILALFSGENFRFGNPLHIAQKLFRDGHFNPEVVKYRQLCFKSQYKRYLNSQQQYFHRLLKQILASRSDLLEMARRSGPALPFRQKRPSPSRTPEEREWRTQQRYLKVLREVKEECGDTALSSDEEATLDLQEQFSFEDLSSWLPSSPARSPSPAVPLRVVPTLSTTDMKTADKIELGDSDLKIMLKKHHEKRKHQPDHPDLLTGDLTLNDIMTRVNAGRKGSLAALYDLAVLKKKVKEKEEKKKKKIKTIKSEVEDLAEPLSSTEGVASLSQAPSPLAIPAIKEEPLEDLKPCLGINEISSSFFSLLLEILLLESQASLPMLEERVLDWQSSPASSLNSWFSAAPNWAELVLPALQYLAGESRAVPSSFSPFVEFKEKTQQWKLLGQSQDNEKELAALFQLWLETKDQAFCKQENEDSSDATTPVPRVRTDYVVRPSTGEEKRVFQEQERYRYSQPHKAFTFRMHGFESVVGPVKGVFDKETSLNKAREHSLLRSDRPAYVTILSLVRDAAARLPNGEGTRAEICELLKDSQFLAPDVTSTQVNTVVSGALDRLHYEKDPCVKYDIGRKLWIYLHRDRSEEEFERIHQAQAAAAKARKALQQKPKPPSKVKSSSKESSIKVLSSGPSEQSQMSLSDSSMPPTPVTPVTPTTPALPAIPISPPPVSAVNKSGPTTVSEPAKSSSGVLLVSSPTMPHLGTMLSPASSQTTPSSQAAARVVSHSGSAGLSQVRVVAQPSLPAIPQQSAGPAQTLPQMPAGPQIRVPATATQTKVVPQTVMATVPVKAQTTAATVQRPGPGQTGLTVTSLPATASPVSKPATSSPGTSAPSASTAAVIQNVTGQNIIKQVAITGQLGVKPQTGNSIPLTATNFRIQGKDVLRLPPSSITTDAKGQTVLRITPDMMATLAKSQVTTVKLTQDLFGTGGNTTGKGISATLHVTSNPVHAADSPAKASSASAPSSTPTGTTVVKVTPDLKPTEASSSAFRLMPALGVSVADQKGKSTVASSEAKPAATIRIVQGLGVMPPKAGQTITVATHAKQGASVAGGSGTVHTSAVSLPSMNAAVSKTVAVASGTASTPISIGTGAPTVRQVPVSTAVVSTPQAGKLPTRITVPLSVISQPMKGKSVVTAPIIKGNLGANLSGLGRNIILTTMPAGTKLIAGNKPVSFLTAQQLQQLQQQGQATQVRLRANSSPLSGSSLTPLLFLTGEPTCSPLT; from the exons CCTGAGATCTTCTTTGATGTTGTCAGCCTCTCAACGTGGCAGGAAGTGTTAAGTGATTCTCAACGTGAACACCTCCAGCagtttctgcctcagtttcctgaagaCAGTGCTGAGCAGCAGAACGAACTCATCTTAGCCCTGTTCAGTGGGGAGAACTTCCGCTTTGGAAATCCTCTGCACATTGCCCAGAAGCTTTTCCGAG atggacaCTTTAACCCCGAGGTGGTCAAGTACCGGCAGCTATGCTTCAAGTCACAGTACAAGCGCTACCTCAACTCCCAGCAGCAGTATTTCCATCGGCTGCTGAAGCAAATTCTTGCTTCTCGGAGT GATCTGCTGGAGATGGCCCGGCGGAGCGGCCCCGCCCTTCCCTTCCGGCAGAAACGGCCTTCACCATCCCGCACTCCTGAGGAGCGGGAGTGGCGGACCCAGCAGCGCTACTTGAAGGTCTTGAGGGAAGTGAAAGAGGAGTGTGGTGACACAGCCCTGTCATCTGATGAAGAGG ccacgttggATTTACAAGAACAATTTTCTTTTGAAGATCTCAGCTCATGGCTTCCGAGCTCTCCAGCACGTTCTCCTAGTCCTGCGGTGCCCCTGAGGGTGGTGCCCACACTTTCAACCACGGATATGAAAACTGCAG ATAAAATAGAACTGGGGGACAGTGACCTGAAGATTATGTTAAAGAAGCACCATGAGAAGCGGAAACATCAGCCA GATCACCCGGACCTTTTGACAGGGGACCTGACCCTCAATGACATCATGACTCGAGTAAATGCTGGCAGGAAGGGCTCTCTCGCAG CCTTATATGACTTGGCTGTCCTTAAAAAAAAGGttaaggaaaaagaggaaaagaagaagaagaaaataaaaacgaTCAAATCAGAGGTAGAGGACCTGGCTGAGCCTCTAAGCAGTACTGAAGGGGTTGCATCTCTCTCACAGGCCCCCTCTCCGCTGGCAATTCCTGCTATCAAGGAGGA GCCCCTTGAAGACCTCAAGCCTTGCCTTGGAATCAATGAAATATCTTCcagctttttctctcttctattaGAGATCTTGCTGCTGGAGAGTCAGGCTAGCCTTCCTATG CTAGAGGAGCGAGTTTTGGATTGGCAGTCATCACCAGCCAGCTCCCTCAACAGCTGGTTCTCTGCGGCCCCCAACTGGGCTGAGTTGGTACTACCAGCCCTGCAGTATCTTGCTGGAGAAAGTCGAG CTGTTCCTTCCAGTTTCTCTCCATTTGTTGAATTCAAAGAGAAAACCCAACAGTGGAAGTTGCTTG GCCAATCCCAAGATAATGAAAAGGAATTAGCTGCCCTTTTCCAGCTATGGCTAGAGACCAAAGATCAGGCCTTCTGTAAG caAGAAAATGAAGACAGCTCAGATGCCACGACACCTGTCCCTCGGGT AAGAACTGACTATGTGGTGCGGCCCAGCACAGGGGAGGAGAAGCGGGTTTTTCAGGAGCAG GAGCGTTACCGGTATAGCCAACCCCATAAGGCGTTCACCTTTCGCATGCACGGCTTTGAGTCTGTGGTGGGGCCAGTGAAGGGCGTGTTTGACAAGGAGACCTCGCTCAACAAGGCTCGGGAGCACTCCCTGCTGCGCTCCGACCGGCCTGCCTACGTTACCATTCTGTCTCTCG TTCGGGACGCTGCGGCTCGACTGCCTAATGGAGAAGGCACACGGGCAGAAATCTGTGAACTGCTTAAGGACTCCCAGTTCCTTGCACCAGATGTCACCAGCACTCAG GTAAATACAGTAGTGAGTGGTGCACTGGATCGGCTACATTATGAGAAAGATCCTTGTGTGAAATACGACATTGGACGAAAGCTGTGGATCTACCTGCATCGTGACCGGAGTGAAGAAGAGTTTG AGCGGATTCACCAAGCACAAGCAGCTGCAGCTAAAGCCAGAAAAGCCCTTCAGCAAAAACCCAAGCCCCCATCCAAGGTG AAGTCCAGTAGCAAGGAGAGCTCCATAAAGGTCCTTAGCAGTGGCCCTTCTGAGCAGAGCCAGATGAGCCTCAGTGACTCCAGTATGCCACCCACTCCAGTCACACCTGTAACCCCCACCACACCAGCATTGCCTGCCATTCCCATCTCCCCTCCACCTGTATCGGCGGTGAACAAAAGCGGCCCTACCACAGTCTCAGAACCAGCTAAGTCTAGCTCAGG TGTTCTTCTGGTGTCTTCACCAACAATGCCACATCTGGGAACAATGCTTTCCCCAGCTTCCAGCCAGACTACACCCAGTTCTCAGGCTGCTGCCCGGGTCGTGAGCCACTCTGGCTCTGCCGGACTGTCCCAGGTGCGAGTGGTGGCCCAGCCTAGCCTTCCTGCTATTCCCCAGCAGTCGGCAGGGCCAGCACAGACGCTGCCACAGATGCCAGCAGGACCGCAGATCCGGGTTCCAGCCACTGCCACACAGACCAAAGTAGTGCCTCAG ACAGTAATGGCCACTGTGCCAGTCAAAGCGCAGACTACGGCAGCCACTGTGCAGCGGCCTGGACCTGGACAGACAGGGCTCACGGTGACAAGTCTCCCTGCCACAGCCAGCCCTGTGAGTAAGCCAGCCACGAGTTCTCCTGGGACCTCTGCTCCCAGTGCATCTACGGCAGCTGTCATTCAAAACGTCACGGGACAGAACATCATCAAGCAG GTGGCAATCACTGGGCAGCTTGGTGTGAAGCCCCAAACAGGCAACAGCATTCCACTCACAGCCACTAACTTCCGCATCCAGGGTAAGGATGTACTGCGTCTGCCACCCTCTTCCATCACCACAGATGCCAAGGGCCAGACGGTTCTGCGAATCACTCCGGACATGATGGCCACGCTGGCCAAGTCCCAGGTTACCACAGTCAAATTGACCCAGGACCTCTTCGGGACAGGAGGCAACACTACAGGCAAAGGCATCTCTGCCACCTTACACGTCACTTCCAATCCAGTCCATGCCGCTGATAGCCCTGCCAAGGCCAGTTCAGCCAGTGCCCCTTCGTCCACTCCAACAGGTACCACTGTGGTCAAagtgactcctgacctcaagccaacAGAAGCCTCAAGTTCAGCTTTTCGTTTGATGCCAGCTCTTGGCGTGAGTGTGGCTGACCAGAAGGGAAAAAGCACAGTGGCCTCTTCAGAAGCAAAACCAGCTGCCACGATCCGCATCGTGCAGGGACTGGGAGTGATGCCTCCCAAAGCAGGCCAGACCATCACCGTTGCAACCCACGCCAAGCAGGGGGCCTCGGTGGCCGGTGGGTCTGGAACTGTCCATACTTCAGCTGTGTCCTTGCCCAGTATGAATGCTGCCGTGTCCAAGACTGTGGCTGTGGCTTCTGGGACTGCAAGCACCCCCATCAGCATTGGCACAGGAGCCCCCACCGTGCGCCAGGTCCCCGTCAGCACCGCGGTTGTGTCCACGCCCCAGGCT GGGAAGTTGCCTACACGGATCACAGTTCCCCTGTCTGTGATCAGCCAGCCAATGAAGGGCAAGAGTGTGGTCACAGCCCCCATCATCAAAGGCAACCTTGGAGCCAA CCTCAGTGGGTTGGGCCGCAACATCATCCTCACAACTATGCCAGCGGGCACTAAGCTTATTGCTGGCAATAAGCCTGTTAGTTTCCTCACTGCTCAGCAGTTGCAGCAGCTTCAGCAGCAAGGTCAGGCCACACAGGTAAGGCTCAGGGCAAATTCTTCACCATTATCGGGCTCCTCTCTGACTCCACTGCTGTTCTTAACTGGTGAGCCCACTTGCAGTCCATTGACCTGA